Below is a window of Pocillopora verrucosa isolate sample1 chromosome 6, ASM3666991v2, whole genome shotgun sequence DNA.
GAGTTTGAAACACAGTCAGCACATTTTGGTTATGATCTGTTCTACGTAGAGGAACCTTTGCCAGAACCCTCAGCAGCTCCAATATCTCATGTGTTTGACTTATATAAACATGTAAAAAGCTGGCAGGAACAGTAACTTGAATAATATGCCTAGTAAAGAATACTATTTTACAGAATTATTATGGATACAAGAGTCAgataaattatgcaaaaaaatttgagcaTTATCcttttcaaccctttaacttccagatcaaatttgttattctccttactgtcaaccatacaattcttataatgttagtgctgagaatttagtattggatcaaccaaatATCCCTGAATctatattgttctttattctcatcactcatctggttgatattgtattgaatttgtaaggagaaattctgtcttggtcactcatgggagttggaGGGTCAAGCATCACCCTGAAATGATGAATtattacaatatttatttttagatttttgttATGCTCAATTTCATAGTTTtcaagataataataataatatttccTATCACCTCCCTTCCCCCATTTCTATCACCAACAATAGAGTGGGGTGTCAACAGAAAGGTAGAGAGAATTTCCTAGGTGTTGCTAAAGTGAAAAAGGCCAGAATTTGGAACCTGGCCAAGGGCCACACACAAGTTTAGAATGCACAGGacctttttctttgaaattgctTTCCATAATCTTTGTGAATACTCCACCAGACAAAAAGAGTGTTTATACCCAGACAAATCTGGTCCATGATTCAGAAAGCTTAAAATGATGCACTTCAGGGGCCAGGTAGTGTTGCAGTGCAAAATATGCtaatatttgaattaattgttttaatttccattttaaatatTCTAGGAAATTCAAAGTGTGTATGCTGGGTAACTGTTCAGTAGAGATGTGAATTGCATTTTGGCCCTAAATAAGCTGTTAAATAATACCCCCACCTACCCCCTGCCCTTAGCACTGTCTAGAAGCTCTGGAATCTACCGAGCCTCCCCTTAGCCTGCCTTTTTATCCACACACTATTACATTGGAGAATAAGGAGAGAGTCTGGGAGAAAACAGTTAAATCTATGGTTTGGGTTTGAATGTATTTGTAATATTGTGTTTAAAGACAAGACACAAGGGTTATtaaattgtttgctttattttctgaCAGTAATAACATTATGGTCATGAATGACTCTACcaaaaggaggaaaaattgGTGTTATCAAAAAGCCATGAAGTACAAATCCAGAGGGAGACATACTGATGCATGCACAACTAGCACAACACAACTTACAAATATGTGGTTTAGTGTCATGTCACAGTGACACTTTACTTTTAGGAATTTGTAATTCAACTTGTTTTAGAAACAAAAGCAGCTACTGGAAGTTTTATGCAATTATTCACCCAAATGACTAAAGTGGTGCTGGAATTATGTGAAAGAGGAACTAGAAAATTGTGACTGAAATCACAACTATTGTTGCTTTAAGCAAGAAGTAATTTACAGTTATAAAATGAGTTGATGCAACTCAATAAGtgcttttatcaatttcatcCACAAAATATGACCAGAGACATTGACAGCAGTTTTCCACCTTCCAATTTGGCAATGTAAAACATGTgctatctttttttctctgaaagttCAATTTCATCAGATTTGGGAGAGTCTCTCTCTATTAAGCTGGTGAGGTGAGATGAAAGCTTTTCAATCAATGATTTCTTCTTGAAGAGGGTTGCCTCTTCAATAATTTCTTGTACGAAGGAGCCCTGCACTTCAAGTGATCCTTTCAAGGTTAAAACATGATCAAAGATATCTTCATCACCTGTAGAGAATATCGAAAAATAGGTCACTACTTAGGATTAGTGAGGGCAAAAGTAGGCCATATGGCCACCACAACATTACAATCATCATTACTACCAAAAAACAACATACATCTTTTCCTCATTTTAACACCTTGTTTGACTTGCCACCAACAGACTCATTTTTAAAAGACCCCTGATATTGAGGTATTGTTCTTATTCCCACTTGAATTGTATTTATTATTTGAGCGATTCAATTCCAAAAATAACAGACTTTTCAAAccacaattttttactttaactcCCAGCCATCACAAGATTCAGGGTTGTAGAAAAGAGCCAGCAGCCAGCGAAGTATGCCGGCTTTTCTGCTCTGCAAGGTTTTGGCGGCTACTTTCATTGCTACGAGAGCCCATACAGAGATGTTTATCAGGTCTAAACTtgggctcaataaaaatataaatttgcactgcctatgttttctgaaaacataaaaagacatCTGACTCAAGGttagtttaaaaacattctgatggggactgtctttttgacaaatcttgctgTGATGGCAGGAAAGTACAAATGATAGGACGttttgtccgccatattggGTTTTGAGACCCACAActgtttacctttaaaaaagcttTGGCTACTtaaaaaaccttaaagaaaaccctgaGGTTTTATTCAAGTTAAGTTGCATAAGGTAACCTCAAGAGGATAAAGGTTGATTTTCTCTTGGTGATCTGGAATTATAAAATCTGTGCTGCACACAAAATTAACTGAgttcaaatataaaaaaattaactttgaaattttttcatttcactttctttCCTTATCAATGCAATTCacacattcaaataattttttaacaaactcCCTCCACCTTTCCAAGACCTCACCTGTTATTTCATCTATTTCCACTGATTGATCTCACcattaagaaaataagattgtGCATTATTGTACAGATCTTGAAGACAGGCTTAATCTTCCCTGGCACCAATTTGATTGGGCATTAACCCTCCATAATTCAGACAAGCAGGTAGACTGACAGATTGGAACAGAcataaaaacacacaaataGACAGGCAACCTAAAAACTTACTTATCTCTGGTCGTCTGATTTCCTTAAATATACGGTTTCGTATTAGCCTGTTTTCTTCAGAGGCTTCACGAGCAAGTTGCTTTTTAAGCAGCCTTGGAGATGGGCCCTTAGGTCTTTCTTTCACAACTTCATCAGCAAGCACTTCTGCCACTTCTGagtttgtaagtttgtttttatccagCATGCCTTCATTAGAATTCATAACTGGCCGCCCTTGGCCTGAAAACGTTCTAGTTTGTGAAGTCACAGCTTCCTTTAAAATTGAGGAGACAAAATCATTCTTGGAAGAATTATTTGCATCAGTCTTTGATGAGGGTTGAAGTTTCTTATTAAACTTTCCTTTATTGTGTTGCTGTTGTAGTATTGCGAGTTGTGGTTTAATTGAACCTTTTGAAGACTTCAGGGACTTATGTTCTCTGTCATTTCCTTCACTCAGCTTCCGTTTTATTCCATGTAATCCATGATGTCTCCCTGCAAAGGCATTGTTCGTTTTTCCATCCTGAGATATTAAGTTTTTGTCAGAAGGTACTTTGTTGTTCAGAGGGGGTATTAAAGAATTTCCTCCATTTTGAGTTGCTTTATTAGGCCACCTCACAGGAGGTGTTTCCTGTTGTCTCTTTCTGTCCCTTGGAGATCCAGGTCTGTTATCTATAGGAGGCCTTTTACGCGATGGAGGACCTGCCATTGCTTCATTAACATCTGCCTCGTCAACCATAACTCGCTggaaaacaacaaccaaaaaaagaCAATCAAAGTAAAAGGGGAAGATGAGAATACaattttatatgataaactgCATCatgcatgcattttgattggttattaAGATCTATCTATTGGATGATAGACGCAAAGATCATGCCaccattaacaaaatttttctttgttatcatataaaacaaacagactTAATGTTACTGTGGGTCTGTATAGTAATGGATCACAAAAAATGTCACAATGTGGAAAggacatcagtgacacactttgCTACAACTGCTGTGCAGCTCTAATGTTCTCACACATTCTGATGACATCTGGGATCAATTATTAAAAGATGCACAGCAACATGGAGTCTTTtgttaaataacaaaaacaatccCCTGGAATGTTAGATCTTATTTGGCAGTGGGACAGTCTACCATGCCTCTATGTTTTCTATAAGTGACACCTATCCTACAGACCACTTACATGTATGTATCATCAGTGGgttgaaaaaagtaaaagataaataaaaacaatatctTATGGCAGATGttcaccaaaatatttttccaaatatgTGGGGTTGAAAAATCCAGTTTTATCAAGTatcattatttgaaaaagagTTCTCTATAAAATGCTTAATGTTTCCAATTCATAACTACAAGTATGTTCAATACTTCTATTTTGCAGTTTAAACTAAAGAGCAAAGTTCTTAACGATACATATTATTTCAACAGATTACAAAAACACACTGCACTAAAAGCATTGACAAACCCATTCAAAAGCCAAAATCTTTTACTTAAAATGGTTACATCATTAAATAACCATTCCTTAAATTTAGGCTGTATGTTACTTTTACCTGATCTTTTGCCAGCTTAAAAGGGTTTCCAAACATGTGCACCCTGTTTTGTCCTGGATCAACTTCACGCAAAGGACTCATCTGCCTCAGTACTTCTTGATAATTTCCCATTTCTGCAATTGCAACACTGTGGCGGGCATCTGTTGGGATATGGTCAAAAGAGcatttttatctaattttcACTTTAACTCTCTtaactctaacatcagtatgtgtgttctcaatatttttctctatacattttctgaggtgctgacaaggagaatttgtttattgatCAAGACCTTTTttaactggtgatcatttccttgattctcgtggccttaatgtgtgatttgagGGTGATTTTGttggagaaattagatcacTCTTAGGGCTCAAAGAGTTAACAAGGTGGCTCATTTCTGATTGAGCAAATTCATGACTTTCACTTGGCCCTACTACATGTATCTGGGCACCACCACTACTATGGCTGCTAAGCTAATCAAAActagaaatatattttacacTTATAATCTTTGTAATAGAGACTGACGACAAACCCTAGTCAAAGAGTAAAGAAGCTTTCTATTTATTTACAATACCTGTGCTACAATGGGGATTGAAGAGAGGATCTTTCAAGTGACAACACTTGAAGCAAACAGAATGAAAAGTTTTACGTCAATGAGTGATAAAGAGGTGATTACAAACCTTCATCTTGTAGTCTGGTTGATGTTGCTGCAGTGTGGAAAAAGTTTATTCTCATCCGTGATACTTGATCTAGAAGTTCTTGTCTTGAAATGTCAAATGGATTCTTATAGCTCTGGGTTCTGACACTCtaaaaaacaacataaaataTTCTATACAACAATCAAATCAAGAAATGCTCCTATATTAATAAGAAATTCTAATTTGCttattttttcaacatttcaaaTTGATACAAACCTGTTTAACGTTATGCAGTGAGGCACTGGGGATACTGATATCAGTCTCACTAAAATaggaaaatacaagaaaataaaagaagataaTTGTTTCAGTCTCTCCCAGATTGAAACAGATAAGATGCTGATACAGATTTTTTAATCCAATTTTCCAGACTAACACATCAGTAACCATTCACCTCTCACCTTGCTACTCTATTGTGGTTTTGGTTACCATAAAAACATTAACCCCTCACACCTTAGCACTGGTTTCAAGGTTCTCCAGACTGTTCTCAAAACATTTCCTACAGTTATGTGCATGTAATTCCCAGGCCAATTTGTcaaacagtcaagagcttcctgcatttgcaatcatttgctttactctcatgaccttagtgtttgatttgGGGGTGATACCATTctaagaaattagaagctgatcACTCTTAGAAGTCTAAGAGTAATCTTACCTTGATATTCTGTGATCTTCAGAGCTAGTAGAAAAATTTCTGTTGTGTAACAATGCATGAAAGTCTTGTTTCTTGGCTTTTGGTAGCTGGGGTGTCCGTACACTGCAAGATATAAACATGTAAATTATTACGTGCACAGGTGTGTTAAGATATATGCATAAGGAAGTTTGTTtccaccaaatttttttttcattttaaaaaaaaaaaacactaatgACATATTTAGGCTGCTAAACTCTAAATACCTGTTTCTACTGATAGAGAAACACTATTGGTTTAAGCAGAAATTCAAAATACCCAAAAGCTAAATAAAGTTGTCTTTGACATTCAAGTTGGCCCTTGActagtaaaacaaaataaatttacaagtgTTTGATGCTCCTGATATGTTATCAACATTAATAACCAACCTTAAAAGTGGTCTTGGAACAGTTTCCCTTGCAGGGTTTTTGCCAACTAGAGAAATCAGTCTCTCTGTCTCCATTTTACTCTGAAAACAACATTAGAACTACGTTATTATCCAAGTTCAAACAATGTGCAAATGACAACACTACTTTCCACACAAATCATATTAAAATGACAGTCcttcaaaactttgaaatcCTTTATTCACAAAAGCTTTGAGATTAAGGCTTGAGTAGATTTTTGAAATGGTCAAGATATGTTTTAAGGAGCTTTGTCTCAATATTGAAAGAAAGCTAATGTGCTGcacaaaacttttttctatttgaaagaaactactactactaccactactactaatactactactactactactactaataataataataataataataataccaTAAAGACTcgcagataagccgcaccccgAGTTTAGCAACTCAAATTttggaaagaaaagtttttcatgaaaaaaactcGAAAGAAATCCACAGTCAAGGCAAACTCGCCAACAATTGATCGAAAAAATACTTTAAAGTCTTACCTGTAATTTTAGCTCTTTAGTAGAATAAACATTATGTCCACCACTTATGACATATGATTGATATTATTCTGTTATTTGTTCACAGGTATTTCTCCATTCAGTTTTTCCATAGAATTTTGCACgtaaatttgttgttttcttgcaCACACTGTGTGAAGCTGTGTAACCAGGAATAATATCAGACgtggcaatttttttattcgttgTAAGGGGCATAACAGACACAAAGCAACGTTTCTACAACTTGTCTTTAAACCATGAAAAATATTGTGAGATAAGTTGCCCAAATATTGCTGTGTAAGGTTCTCCTGTTCAAGAAAAGCGACCATAAACCGTTTAAAAGACCTGTTAACGAAGAAGGTTTAACGGCAAGAAATGTAAGCTTGAAATAAGCTTATACTCATCACCAACagctcttttaggagccaccaaactCACAAAAGCAATGACCAATACTCTCTTGTTGTTGTAATGTAGTATTTATCCCAGTATTATGCCATAAAAGTGTCCATTCACAGAAATTCACAGCACCTTTCCCAAATGGTCCACACCTACGATTTTGATCgcaaatttttggaaaaaaggtgcGGCTTATCTGCAAGTCTTTAcggtaatagtaataataataataataataataataatttttttttcaaataattaatacaaaactttattcatagatttaaaaaaaaataggctaTTTACAGAttcaagaatatgaatattaaaatatataccCTATTGTACATTCTTCTTGTGTACGAAAGACAATTGTcgataataatagtaataataataataataataataattataatcaaaACTAAGGATgggaaagatgaaaaacaacCAGAGAGGATGGAGTTGAAAAAGACCCATGATACAGATGTACCATTTTTTAAGAAATCAGCTGCTTAGCAGATGATTAACATCTGTTTATACTGTACATTAAAATGTTATATTTGTATCTATAAGGTAGTCTATCTACATTTTACATTCTACAATTTAAATACATAATGCATCATCTCATAATTTTCTGCACAGACTTATACTATAAAAAACACGGGTGATCAGGAGGGTTTTTGTATATTCAATTGTATCATTGAATAAGGGCCAACTTTCCTGTTCTGAGCTACCATCTTATTCATGTTGAATTTTTCTAAGCCCTTGAGTGAAAAAACTACATGTGACATGCAATCTTCCTTGGCTCCAATTTCAGGGACAACATATTGTTTGACCTCTTTTGGAAGGGCTTTCACAGTTGACGCTTGGCAATGCATGGCTCATGCAATTCAAGTATCTTTGAAAATGACAAAGGTTGCTGGTGATAATGCCTTTACAGTTTTAAGGTCAAAAATCAGTCACCAAACTTTCCCTGTGCCTCAATCAAATGACAATCAGTGATACAGACAATGCTGTTCAttggttttgtttccttggtATAAACATTACAACATCATAAGGTATTCCATGTTTCCCAAAACCTGAGtgtataaataaaaaaattctctttcccTGGAAGTTCCAGGAAACCTAATACCCCCTCCCCTACCCCTCTCAACTCTAATTCCTCACCTGCTGTTTGACTTTCTTGAGATAATTCACCACTGTGTAACTTAGGAAAGAGTCCAAGTGATCTGGAACAAACGAGGGTGGGATTCCCATGCGACGAAATGCATTGCGAAGAGGctgtaaaaaaattacagtcCAGTTAATTTATAAGATAAGCTGAATTAATCACATAATGTAGATTGATTactacttaaccctttcactcccaagatctcttaaGTAATTCCCCTTGCTGTCTCACATACAATTGTTTTGATGTTAGTCAGGAGAACTTGGGTTCAGATCAACAaaaaatcccctaattgatatatttctttattctcctcactagtctgcttgaaaatgtatttatattgtaaggagaaattctgtcttggtcacttatgggaatTACAGGGTTAGGATCTATGAAAAGACAAGTGCAACATGAACAACATAATTATAGAACAATTATAgtgtgggtctgttcagtaatagatcacagaagacatccaaatgtggtaagaacactAGTGACAAACTCAGCTGCACCTTCTGAGCCTGTTTTTTGTTCTCaacacattttgatgtcatttgtgatctattactaacCAGACAAATGGTAACATTGGTTAATAATAAGACTATTAAATGACTTGTGATGGTGATGTCAGTTTTGCAAAATTTACCAAGTAATCTATTACATTTTGCACATTGtgtgaacaaaaagaaaaaaatacagttatCATGGAGACATTAATACATGTTGATGAAAAGATGAGCTAGAATTTTCAGTAACATATAGCAGTAAGCCATCAGTCATAAAAATCTTTACATGTGTACTATCAGGTTGCTATACAATTTAAAACAACAGTTGTTCCTGTCACTCACCCCAGCATAGTAATTAGGCATTGTAGAAAGgtagttttcaaacttttccttccattttgGAGTTGGTTTCATCTTGAGAACTTTCACAAGTTCATCTGAAAGATGTACACATACACTTGTTTTAACAAGCCTGACACAAATA
It encodes the following:
- the LOC131797577 gene encoding integrator complex subunit 6 translates to MVIFVFVVDTSASMNQRTSIGTTLLDVAKNAVETFTKLRQRDQASRTDRYMLVTLEEPPGAIKAGWRENQVTFMNELRNLQANGLSTLGTALKEAFDLLNLYRLHSGIDNYGMGRNPFFVEPAMVVCITDGSKLSSQSGVQEELHLPMHTTLPGHELTAEPFRWDQRLFSIILRMAGTRSSMLGKMGMQNVEPAIAAMCDVTGGRCYKVTSSKSLGQALESLAQKVQCGVVMNFEKIGGASNLPPPPPEVSKSNMADARETDSPTPPLHNHVMNNVDLSKEDAKEKNSHGNEENHVTGKMDGSTARNQQVGSNHLSPPSMNNSLPEDSPGAMGMPRSITSSPVPPSVQSTAWMSCRRMIYIKSSPPSGHWPVPESFWPDPSMQTLPSRDAHPNVLFSCNNSEPMVLDNLPFDKYELEPSPLTQYILERKSPSTCWMTFIHNSYKKSGEVGHPFGYLKASSNLQTVNLFVMPYNFPVLFPVIDELVKVLKMKPTPKWKEKFENYLSTMPNYYAGPLRNAFRRMGIPPSFVPDHLDSFLSYTVVNYLKKVKQQSKMETERLISLVGKNPARETVPRPLLSVRTPQLPKAKKQDFHALLHNRNFSTSSEDHRISSETDISIPSASLHNVKQSVRTQSYKNPFDISRQELLDQVSRMRINFFHTAATSTRLQDEDARHSVAIAEMGNYQEVLRQMSPLREVDPGQNRVHMFGNPFKLAKDQRVMVDEADVNEAMAGPPSRKRPPIDNRPGSPRDRKRQQETPPVRWPNKATQNGGNSLIPPLNNKVPSDKNLISQDGKTNNAFAGRHHGLHGIKRKLSEGNDREHKSLKSSKGSIKPQLAILQQQHNKGKFNKKLQPSSKTDANNSSKNDFVSSILKEAVTSQTRTFSGQGRPVMNSNEGMLDKNKLTNSEVAEVLADEVVKERPKGPSPRLLKKQLAREASEENRLIRNRIFKEIRRPEISDEDIFDHVLTLKGSLEVQGSFVQEIIEEATLFKKKSLIEKLSSHLTSLIERDSPKSDEIELSEKKR